A genomic window from Cucumis melo cultivar AY chromosome 8, USDA_Cmelo_AY_1.0, whole genome shotgun sequence includes:
- the LOC127150741 gene encoding uncharacterized protein LOC127150741, translating into MSYRRSTFMETDDMFLQFEDDLDNNIAGGSSSVGDNTESSSQQTTPTPRRRAQSRLLELERHVAINGRIPMTIAPGAEKPISPHAVRFSQAIGVCVRKTFPVRCLKWTDVGREYIEVVKGDLQRFFVLDFNDQAMNRFVEHQMLTTFKEFRADCHKHFKKYSDPEEARANPPNALVGRDEDWHFLCDHYISRAFQEQSRTNKAARQKQPYNHSSGSKSFLQRQHELAERRGQPVDRVELFRETHVRAGTFVSQAAEDAHNQMLELQSQPIPEGSQPLSEDEICDQVLGRRPGYSKGLGWGPKPKTRRTASASSSSTSCSQSTQKEIELQAKLNEALERIEVQDRNHQALASQVEAMKKMIEDLTRAQQGPPHDP; encoded by the exons atgtcatatcgacgatcaacttttatggagacggacgatatgttcctccagtttgaggacgatttagataataacatcgcgggagggtcatcatctgtgggcgacaatacgg agtcttcttctcaacaaacgactccgactcctaggagacgtgcgcagtctcgactcttggagttagagcgccacgttgcaataaatgggcgcattccgatgacgatcgcccctggagcggagaagcctatttctccacacgccgttcgcttcagccaggcgataggcgtgtgcgtgcgaaagacatttcccgtccgctgtcttaagtggacggacgttgggagagaatacattgaggtcgtcaagggcgacctccag cgattctttgtgctcgatttcaatgatcaagcaatgaacaggtttgttgagcatcagatgctcacgacctttaaagagttccgggccgactgtcataaacatttcaaaaagtacagcgacccggaggaggctcgtgccaacccaccaaacgcattggttggacgtgatgaggattggcacttcctctgcgaccattatatcagccgtgcattccag gagcaatcacggacaaacaaggctgctagacagaagcagccttacaatcatagtagcgggtccaagtcgtttctacaacgacagcatgagctcgctgaaagaagagggcagccggtcgatcgtgtggaattgttccgggaaacacacgttcgagctgggacattcgtgtcgcaagccgccgaggatgcgcat aatcaaatgctggaactccaatcccagcctatcccagagggtagtcagccactctctgaggatgagatatgcgatcaggtgttgggtagacgaccaggctactcaaaaggccttggttggggacccaagccgaagacccgcagaacggcaagtgcaagcagttcgtcgacatcttgttcgcagtccacacaaaaagagattgaattacaagctaaacttaatgaagctttggaacggattgaagtacaagatagaaatcaccaagcattagcttcacaagtggaagctatgaaaaagatgattgaagacctaactcgtgcacaacagggaccaccacatgatccctag
- the LOC103490782 gene encoding copper transporter 2-like — MDSMPMPPPAMNGNTSMNNSTGDSPNMSTTMMNMQMTFYWGKEVVILFPGWPKESLALYILAFFFIFLLAFAVEFLSHTPPNKLGKSPVAIASLQAFIYAFRTGLAYLVMLAVMSFNIGIFIAAVAGHTLGFFVVKLRVLTVAKRTDSNEV; from the coding sequence ATGGACTCTATGCCCATGCCTCCTCCAGCCATGAATGGCAACACCAGCATGAACAACTCAACTGGTGATTCTCCAAACATGTCGACCACGATGATGAATATGCAGATGACCTTCTACTGGGGGAAAGAGGTTGTGATTCTATTTCCAGGGTGGCCTAAAGAGAGCCTTGCCCTATACATATTagccttcttcttcatcttcctgCTGGCCTTCGCTGTCGAGTTCTTGAGCCACACGCCGCCAAACAAGCTCGGTAAGAGCCCCGTTGCTATCGCTTCCTTACAGGCGTTCATCTATGCTTTCAGGACAGGGTTGGCTTATCTAGTCATGTTGGCTGTTATGTCTTTCAATATTGGGATCTTTATAGCGGCTGTGGCAGGCCACACTCTCGGATTTTTTGTGGTCAAACTTCGTGTTCTTACTGTTGCAAAGAGGACTGATTCTAATGAAGTTTGA
- the LOC103490789 gene encoding peptidyl-prolyl cis-trans isomerase PASTICCINO1 codes for MAFDTEPELLPQKKNEPSEDEKRKAKIVPGSLMKALMRPGGGEATPSEGDQVVYHCTIRTLDGFVVQSTRSEFGGKGIPTRHVLGKSKMILGLLEGIPTMLKGEVAMFKMKPQMHYGEEDCPVSVSSSFPKEDELHFEIEMIDFFKAKVVSSDFGVVKKVISEGQGWESPREPYEIKAWISARTGDGKVILSHTTGEPYFFTFGKSEVPKGLEMGIGTMTRGEKAVIFVTSQYLTPSSLITVEDGVEEVQFEVELVHFIQVRDMLGDGRLIKRRIHDGKGDFPMDCPLHDSLLRVHYKAMLVEDKRVFYDTKVDNDGQPLEFRSGEGLVPEGFEMSVRLMLPGEIALVTCPPDYAYDKFPRPANVPAGAHVQWEIELLGFEMPKEWDGLDFESIMDEAEKIRNTGNRLFKEGKFELAKAKYEKVLREFNHVNPQDDEEGKVFSNTRNMLNLNVAACYLKLGECRKSIEMCNKVIDANPANAKALYRRGMAYMTLGDFEEARNDFEMMKKADKSSEADATAALLKLKQKEQEVEKKARKQFKGLFDKKPGEISEVGDGDREERNSGEIQENSDKLEQNEDDKSSEFSDDSTTDGQPRDWLSRFWPVGGRIFSALGLNRCSIL; via the exons ATGGCATTTGATACAGAACCGGAGCTCTTACCTCAGAAAAAGAACGAACCTTCTGAGGATGAGAAGAG GAAGGCCAAAATTGTGCCGGGAAGCTTGATGAAAGCTTTAATGAGACCTGGAGGTGGTGAAGCAACACCTTCGGAAGGTGATCAG GTTGTCTATCACTGCACCATACGGACACTTGATGGATTTGTTGTTCAATCCACTCGATCAGAATTTGGAG GGAAGGGAATCCCAACAAGGCATGTTTTAGGCAAAAGCAAAATGATACTGGGATTGCTAGAAGGTATTCCGACAATGTTGAAAGGTGAAGTAGCGATG TTCAAGATGAAACCTCAAATGCACTATGGTGAGGAGGACTGCCCAGTTTCAGTCAGTAGCAGCTTCCCGAAGGAAGATGAACTGCATTTTGAGATTGAGATGATAGATTTCTTTAAGGCCAAG GTTGTAAGCAGTGACTTTGGCGTTGTGAAGAAG GTTATAAGTGAGGGGCAGGGTTGGGAATCACCAAGGGAGCCTTATGAGATAAAAGCCTG GATTTCTGCTAGGACAGGCGATGGGAAAGTGATTTTATCACACACAACTGGAGAACCATACTTTTTCACTTTTGGAAAGTCGGAG GTTCCTAAAGGACTAGAAATGGGAATTGGAACAATGACAAGAGGAGAAAAGGCAGTAATCTTTGTCACTAGTCAATATTTAACTCCATCTTCTCTAATTACGGTGGAGGATGGTGTTGAAGAAGTTCAATTTGAAGTCGAGCTTGTCCACTTCATCCAG GTAAGGGACATGCTTGGAGATGGGCGCCTGATCAAACGTCGCATTCATGATGGAAAAG GTGATTTTCCAATGGATTGCCCCCTTCATGACAGTCTACTACGTGTTCATTACAAGGCCATGCTGGTTGAAGATAAGAGAGTTTTCTATGACACAAAAGTTGATAATGATGGTCAGCCATTGGAATTCCGATCTGGAGAAGGGCTT GTACCCGAGGGATTTGAAATGTCTGTCCGTTTGATGCTGCCAGGAGAAATAGCCTTAGTTACTTGCCCTCCAGATTATGCATATGACAAGTTCCCAAG GCCAGCTAATGTTCCAGCAGGTGCTCATGTTCAATGGGAAATTGAACTTCTTGGTTTTGAAATGCCAAAG GAATGGGATGGTCTGGATTTCGAAAGCATAATGGATGAAGCAGAGAAGATTAGAAACACG GGCAACAGACTCTTCAAGGAAGGGAAATTTGAACTTGCTAAAGCCAAGTACGAGAAG GTGCTTCGTGAATTCAATCACGTCAATCCACAAGATGATGAAGAAGGAAAAGTTTTTTCTAATACCCGA AATATGTTAAATCTGAATGTCGCTGCTTGCTACTTGAAACTGGGAGAATGCAGGAAGTCTATTGAGATGTGTAACAAG GTTATAGATGCAAACCCAGCAAATGCCAAGGCTTTGTACCGTCGAGGAATGGCCTACATGACCCTTGGAGATTTTGAGGAAGCAAGGAACGACTTTGAAATG ATGAAAAAAGCTGATAAATCATCTGAAGCGGATGCCACTGCGGCCCTCCTAAAACTGAAGCAAAAGGAACAG GAAGTGGAGAAGAAAGCAAGGAAACAGTTCAAAGGACTATTTGACAAGAAACCGGGGGAAATTTCTGAGGTTGGAGATGGAGATAGAGAAGAGCGGAACTCAGGTGAAATCCAGGAAAACTCTGATAAGTTAGAACAAAACGAGGATGACAAATCCTCTGAATTTAGTGATGATAGTACAACAGATGGCCAACCAAGAGATTGGTTATCCCGGTTCTGGCCTGTGGGTGGACGGATATTTTCAGCCCTTGGGCTGAATAGATGTTCCATACTATAG